Proteins encoded together in one Deinococcus irradiatisoli window:
- a CDS encoding ABC transporter substrate-binding protein, which produces MMKPSRVTLLTALLLGSVAFAASPKDTLVIQEASDTPTLDPTANYDTGSSNVIENIYETLWTYKGSSLRDMEPVLATAMPSFTNGGKTLVVNLRKGVKFHSGNTFSCADAEYTFERNLVTNSAESGNWFLAESLLGSSANANDDKTLTFAKIDKAVECNNQGQLVFTLPKADPAFLAKLAFSGQSILDKQWAIKQGEWDGTEKTWKDWVGKDVQGSNLSKNPSGTGAYMLVSRDANAILLKAFPDYWGKQPAIKNVILQKVPELAARQQAFLRGDADMIEAGSRANIEEQLKGKPGVVVVDNLPNTSATGIFMNENIKNGSALGSGKLDGNGIPANFFSDANLRRAFAYSFNYAQYIKDVQQGKGKQRTMLLPDTFPGYDAKVNTYSYDPAKAKAYFQKAWGGQVWKNGFVLNANYRAGSVAAQTAMEILKKNVEALNPKFKVNIQQKQWSELLNDSKSGKEPMIIIGWAPDYADPDNFMYTFYSSNGYYYPRSNWKDAAVDKWLEQARTTTNAATRNKLYSQVGKRAYEQAPYLLVPAGVGLYAVRDNLVGATADTYNPMLGSSTLFTGTLWKDLSKK; this is translated from the coding sequence ATGATGAAACCCAGTCGCGTTACCTTGCTTACCGCCTTGCTGCTCGGTTCGGTCGCCTTTGCGGCCTCCCCCAAAGACACCCTGGTGATTCAGGAAGCCAGCGATACCCCCACCCTGGACCCCACCGCCAACTACGACACCGGCAGCAGCAACGTCATCGAGAACATCTACGAAACGCTGTGGACCTACAAGGGGTCCAGTCTGCGCGACATGGAGCCGGTGCTCGCTACCGCCATGCCCAGCTTCACCAACGGCGGCAAGACCCTGGTCGTCAACCTGCGTAAGGGCGTGAAATTCCACTCCGGCAACACCTTTTCCTGCGCCGACGCCGAGTACACCTTCGAGCGCAACCTGGTGACAAACAGCGCCGAGTCGGGCAACTGGTTCCTGGCCGAGTCGCTGCTGGGCAGCAGCGCCAATGCCAACGACGACAAGACCCTGACCTTCGCCAAAATCGACAAGGCCGTGGAGTGCAACAACCAGGGCCAGCTGGTCTTCACCCTGCCCAAGGCCGACCCGGCGTTCCTGGCCAAGCTGGCCTTCTCGGGCCAGAGCATCCTTGACAAGCAGTGGGCCATCAAGCAAGGCGAGTGGGACGGCACCGAGAAGACCTGGAAAGACTGGGTCGGCAAGGACGTGCAGGGCAGCAACCTCAGCAAGAACCCCAGCGGCACCGGCGCCTACATGCTGGTCAGCCGCGACGCCAACGCCATCTTGCTCAAGGCCTTCCCCGACTACTGGGGCAAGCAGCCGGCCATCAAGAACGTCATTCTGCAGAAGGTGCCGGAACTGGCTGCCCGTCAGCAGGCCTTCCTGCGCGGCGACGCCGACATGATCGAGGCCGGGAGCCGCGCCAACATCGAAGAGCAGCTCAAGGGCAAGCCCGGTGTGGTCGTCGTGGATAACCTCCCCAACACCAGCGCCACCGGCATCTTCATGAACGAGAACATCAAGAACGGCTCGGCGCTGGGCAGCGGCAAGCTCGACGGCAACGGCATCCCGGCGAACTTCTTCAGTGACGCCAACCTCCGGCGCGCCTTCGCCTACTCGTTCAACTACGCCCAGTACATCAAGGACGTGCAGCAGGGCAAAGGCAAGCAGCGCACCATGCTGCTGCCCGATACTTTCCCCGGCTACGACGCCAAGGTCAACACGTACAGCTACGATCCGGCCAAGGCCAAGGCCTACTTCCAGAAAGCCTGGGGCGGCCAGGTCTGGAAAAACGGTTTCGTGCTGAATGCCAACTACCGCGCCGGCAGCGTCGCGGCCCAGACGGCCATGGAAATCCTCAAGAAGAACGTCGAAGCCCTGAACCCCAAGTTCAAGGTCAACATCCAGCAAAAGCAGTGGTCGGAATTGCTCAACGATTCCAAGTCCGGCAAGGAGCCGATGATCATCATCGGCTGGGCCCCGGACTACGCCGACCCTGACAACTTCATGTACACCTTCTACTCGAGCAACGGCTACTACTACCCGCGCAGCAACTGGAAAGACGCCGCCGTGGACAAGTGGCTGGAGCAGGCCCGCACCACCACCAATGCCGCTACCCGCAACAAGCTCTACTCGCAGGTCGGCAAGCGCGCCTACGAGCAGGCCCCCTACCTGCTGGTCCCGGCCGGCGTGGGCCTCTACGCGGTCCGCGACAATCTGGTCGGCGCCACGGCCGACACCTACAACCCGATGCTGGGATCGAGTACCCTGTTCACCGGCACCCTCTGGAAGGACCTGAGCAAGAAGTAA